The following are from one region of the Longimicrobium sp. genome:
- a CDS encoding CoA-binding protein — protein MAEDWRQNLVESDAEIGEILRSVRRVAVLGIKTEAQAGQPAFYVPEYLHRAGYDVVPVPVYFPDATHILGKHVYRKLADVPGGIDMVNVFRRSQDVPPHVDDIIAAKPKVVWMQSGIRNEEAARRLAEAGIKVIQDRCAMVEHRRHVR, from the coding sequence ATGGCGGAGGACTGGCGGCAGAACCTGGTGGAGAGCGACGCGGAGATCGGGGAGATCCTGAGGAGCGTCAGGCGCGTCGCGGTGCTGGGGATCAAGACCGAGGCGCAGGCGGGGCAGCCGGCGTTCTACGTCCCCGAGTACCTGCACCGCGCGGGGTACGACGTGGTCCCCGTCCCCGTCTACTTCCCCGACGCCACGCACATCCTCGGCAAACACGTCTACCGCAAGCTGGCCGACGTCCCCGGCGGCATCGACATGGTGAACGTCTTCCGCCGCTCGCAGGACGTGCCGCCCCACGTGGACGACATCATCGCCGCGAAGCCGAAGGTGGTGTGGATGCAGAGCGGCATCCGCAACGAGGAAGCCGCCCGCCGCCTGGCCGAGGCCGGGATCAAGGTGATCCAGGACCGCTGCGCCATGGTCGAGCACCGGCGCCACGTGCGGTGA
- a CDS encoding competence/damage-inducible protein A, with translation MRAAFLAIGDEIVGGLTTDTNSGFLAGELRAVGVEPVSGFSVVDDEEAIIRALERALEDAELVVCTGGLGPTADDLTTAAVARLAGRPLRLDDASLAAIEERFRARGLEMTPNNRKQALFPEGSTIIPNPNGTAPGFICPVERGGRERHVACLPGVPRETRVMVAHTLVPWAAARNPGRRFVSRTFSTFGLTESKLDELLVGVAGPAEARLAFRAAFPRIQARLTVTGSPGDDLEARLDELEARVRERLGTHLYATGDEGLEETVGRLLRERGLTLAVAESCTGGRIGDRVTDVPGSSGYFLLGVATYSNEAKEQVIGVSPGTLAEWGAVSTQTAEEMAQGVRRLAGADLGLSTTGIAGPGGGTPEKPVGTVCVAVAWEGGAWSRRFDLGDRGRDWIKGMTTQIALDRVRRWLLGEMH, from the coding sequence ATGCGGGCTGCCTTCCTTGCCATCGGCGACGAGATCGTCGGCGGGCTGACGACGGACACCAACTCGGGCTTCCTGGCGGGCGAGCTGCGCGCCGTGGGCGTGGAGCCCGTCTCCGGCTTCTCCGTCGTGGACGACGAGGAGGCCATCATCCGCGCCCTGGAGCGCGCGCTGGAAGACGCCGAGCTGGTCGTCTGCACCGGCGGCCTGGGGCCCACGGCCGACGACCTCACCACCGCCGCCGTCGCGCGCCTCGCCGGCCGGCCGCTGCGGCTGGACGACGCCTCGCTCGCGGCGATCGAGGAGCGCTTCCGCGCGCGGGGGCTCGAGATGACGCCCAACAACCGCAAGCAGGCGCTCTTCCCCGAGGGCAGCACCATCATCCCGAACCCCAACGGCACCGCCCCCGGCTTCATCTGCCCTGTCGAGCGCGGCGGCCGCGAGCGCCACGTCGCCTGCCTCCCCGGCGTCCCGCGGGAGACGCGCGTCATGGTCGCCCACACGCTGGTGCCGTGGGCGGCGGCACGGAATCCCGGCCGGCGCTTCGTCTCGCGCACCTTCAGCACCTTCGGGCTCACCGAGAGCAAGCTCGACGAGCTGCTCGTCGGCGTGGCCGGTCCCGCCGAGGCGCGGCTCGCCTTCCGCGCCGCCTTCCCGCGCATCCAGGCCCGCCTCACCGTCACCGGCTCGCCCGGCGACGACCTGGAGGCGCGGCTGGACGAATTGGAGGCGCGCGTGCGCGAGCGGCTGGGCACGCACCTGTACGCCACCGGCGACGAGGGGCTGGAGGAGACGGTCGGCAGGCTGCTGCGCGAGCGCGGCCTCACCCTGGCCGTCGCCGAGTCGTGCACCGGCGGCCGCATCGGCGACCGCGTCACCGACGTCCCCGGCAGCTCCGGGTACTTCCTGCTGGGCGTCGCCACGTACTCCAACGAGGCGAAGGAGCAGGTCATCGGCGTCTCGCCCGGGACGCTGGCCGAGTGGGGCGCGGTGAGCACGCAGACGGCCGAGGAGATGGCGCAGGGCGTGCGGCGGCTGGCGGGCGCCGACCTGGGCCTGTCGACCACGGGGATCGCGGGGCCGGGCGGCGGCACACCGGAAAAGCCGGTGGGTACGGTGTGCGTCGCGGTGGCCTGGGAGGGCGGCGCCTGGTCCCGCCGCTTCGACCTGGGCGACCGCGGCCGCGACTGGATCAAGGGCATGACCACGCAGATCGCCCTCGACCGCGTCCGCCGCTGGCTGCTGGGAGAGATGCATTGA
- a CDS encoding cytochrome c3 family protein, translated as MTRVVSILGLALLAAAAGSCRDYSADEGDAPQQPIAFYHSVHAGQNQIPCQYCHFSADRSVDAGIPSTQVCVGCHVPGGTAAGADPSQAVLGFPAKQRDSTWNAEALKMVDHWKNGEAIPWVRVHKIPEHAKFPHYVHVNVGLQCQTCHGPVQNMKEVYQFSSLRMGWCIECHRGVTELSPPEEAAVRQRSSFLRRVAALRAAGTDTRGQRATWPRQRASTDCMVCHY; from the coding sequence ATGACGAGAGTCGTCTCCATCCTCGGCCTCGCGCTGCTGGCCGCCGCCGCGGGCTCGTGCCGCGACTACAGCGCGGACGAGGGCGACGCGCCGCAGCAGCCGATCGCGTTCTACCACAGCGTGCACGCGGGGCAGAACCAGATCCCCTGCCAGTACTGCCACTTCTCGGCCGACCGCTCCGTCGACGCGGGGATCCCCAGCACGCAGGTGTGCGTGGGCTGCCACGTCCCCGGCGGCACCGCCGCGGGCGCCGACCCGTCGCAGGCCGTGCTCGGCTTCCCCGCGAAGCAGCGCGACAGCACGTGGAACGCCGAGGCGCTCAAGATGGTGGACCACTGGAAGAACGGCGAGGCGATCCCCTGGGTGCGGGTCCACAAGATCCCCGAGCACGCCAAGTTCCCGCACTACGTGCACGTGAACGTGGGGCTGCAGTGCCAGACCTGCCACGGCCCCGTGCAGAACATGAAGGAGGTCTACCAGTTCTCGTCGCTCCGCATGGGGTGGTGCATCGAGTGCCACCGCGGCGTGACCGAGCTTTCGCCGCCGGAGGAGGCCGCCGTGCGCCAGCGCTCGTCGTTCCTGCGCCGGGTGGCCGCGCTCCGGGCGGCGGGGACCGACACGCGCGGCCAGCGCGCCACCTGGCCCCGGCAGCGCGCGTCGACGGACTGCATGGTGTGCCACTACTGA
- a CDS encoding 3-hydroxyacyl-CoA dehydrogenase NAD-binding domain-containing protein, translating into MASTLAEAEEAVATRPPVRMDVEDGIAILRMDQPGKPVNVISADLVEAMQEILEELERDGGSTIRAAVLVSEKKGTWIAGADIEQFKEFQTPEDGERASRAGQELLNRLENLIIPTVAAIDGAALGGGLETALACTYRIATDSPKTKLGLPEVNLGIIPGAGGTQRLPRLIGLAGALDLMLTGKQLDGRRARSAGVVDEVVPAPVLLREARRAARDLASGKLKPKGAKLRGSPKFAENLFGLRGYIFRKAREGVMGKTHGLYPAPLRLLEVVAKGLDRPIEKGLELEARAFGELAVMPEARSLVHLFFVTTAAKNDPELGGDAKPVDVDHVAVVGAGFMGAGIAAVSAESGIQVRLKDVKPEAAAKGLKTARDTLVKRAKRKKARSFEITRVVDRVSATTEYTGFHPADVVVEAVFEDVGLKHSVIREIEEHIGEKTVLGSNTSTIPIATLAEASERPEHVIGLHFFSPVDKMPLLEIITHPGTAPWVTATSHAYAKKIGKTPIIVNDSPGFYANRILSPYMAESALLLEEGVRIENIDRAMVMWGYPVGPITLYDEVGLDVAQKAGKIMAEAFPDRFKPSSVIDRMVGDGRLGRKNGKGFYRYEDGKKGGPDEAVYPLVGAGPRRDLPREEIQERLGLMMVNEAIRTLEEGVLRSARDGDVGAVLGIGFPPMKGGPFWYVDQAGAAKVLERLRALEAKYGKRFAPAALLVEHAEGGKKFFPDA; encoded by the coding sequence ATGGCAAGCACGCTCGCGGAAGCGGAAGAGGCGGTCGCCACCCGGCCCCCCGTCCGCATGGACGTCGAGGACGGGATCGCGATCCTCCGCATGGACCAGCCGGGGAAGCCGGTCAACGTCATCTCGGCCGACCTGGTGGAGGCGATGCAGGAGATCCTGGAGGAGCTGGAGCGCGACGGCGGCTCCACCATCCGGGCGGCGGTCCTCGTCTCGGAGAAGAAGGGCACCTGGATCGCCGGGGCCGACATCGAGCAGTTCAAGGAGTTCCAGACGCCCGAGGACGGCGAGCGTGCCAGCCGCGCGGGGCAGGAGTTGCTGAACCGCCTGGAGAACCTGATCATCCCCACCGTGGCGGCCATCGACGGCGCGGCGCTGGGCGGCGGGCTGGAGACGGCGCTCGCCTGCACCTATCGCATCGCCACCGACTCGCCGAAGACCAAGCTGGGCCTTCCCGAGGTGAACCTGGGGATCATCCCCGGCGCGGGCGGCACGCAGCGTCTCCCGCGGCTGATCGGGCTGGCGGGCGCGCTGGACCTGATGCTGACGGGGAAGCAGCTCGACGGGCGCCGCGCCCGGAGCGCCGGCGTGGTCGACGAGGTGGTCCCCGCGCCCGTGCTCCTGCGCGAGGCGCGGCGGGCCGCGCGCGACCTGGCCTCCGGCAAGCTCAAGCCGAAGGGGGCGAAGCTGCGCGGGTCGCCGAAGTTCGCGGAGAACCTCTTCGGGCTGCGCGGCTACATCTTCCGCAAGGCGCGCGAAGGGGTGATGGGCAAGACGCACGGGCTCTACCCCGCGCCGCTCCGGCTCCTGGAGGTGGTCGCGAAGGGGCTGGACCGGCCGATCGAGAAGGGGCTGGAGCTGGAGGCGCGCGCCTTCGGCGAACTGGCGGTCATGCCCGAGGCGCGCTCGCTGGTGCACCTCTTCTTCGTCACCACGGCGGCCAAGAACGACCCGGAGCTGGGCGGGGACGCGAAGCCGGTGGACGTGGACCACGTGGCCGTCGTGGGCGCGGGGTTCATGGGGGCGGGGATCGCCGCGGTCTCCGCGGAGAGCGGGATCCAGGTGCGGCTCAAGGACGTGAAGCCCGAGGCCGCGGCGAAGGGGCTCAAGACGGCGCGCGACACGCTGGTCAAGCGCGCCAAGCGGAAGAAGGCCCGCTCGTTCGAGATCACCCGGGTGGTCGACCGCGTCTCGGCGACCACGGAGTACACGGGCTTCCACCCGGCGGACGTGGTGGTCGAGGCGGTCTTCGAAGACGTGGGCCTCAAGCACAGTGTGATCAGGGAGATCGAGGAGCACATCGGCGAGAAGACGGTGCTCGGCTCCAACACGTCGACCATCCCCATCGCCACGCTGGCGGAGGCGTCGGAGCGGCCGGAGCACGTGATCGGACTGCACTTCTTCTCGCCCGTGGACAAGATGCCGCTGCTGGAGATCATCACCCACCCGGGGACGGCGCCGTGGGTGACGGCCACCAGCCACGCCTACGCCAAGAAGATCGGCAAGACGCCGATCATCGTGAACGACTCCCCCGGCTTCTACGCCAACCGCATCCTGAGCCCCTACATGGCCGAGTCCGCGCTGCTGCTGGAGGAGGGGGTGCGGATCGAGAACATCGACCGGGCGATGGTGATGTGGGGCTACCCGGTGGGTCCCATCACCCTGTACGACGAGGTGGGGCTCGACGTGGCGCAGAAGGCGGGGAAGATCATGGCCGAGGCGTTCCCCGACCGCTTCAAGCCCAGCTCGGTGATCGACCGCATGGTGGGCGACGGGCGGCTGGGGCGGAAGAACGGGAAGGGCTTCTACCGGTACGAGGACGGGAAGAAGGGCGGCCCCGACGAGGCGGTCTACCCCCTGGTCGGCGCCGGGCCGCGCAGGGACCTGCCGCGCGAGGAGATCCAGGAGCGCCTGGGGCTGATGATGGTCAACGAGGCGATCCGCACGCTGGAGGAGGGAGTGCTGCGCTCGGCGCGCGACGGCGACGTGGGCGCGGTGCTGGGGATCGGCTTCCCGCCGATGAAGGGCGGCCCGTTCTGGTACGTGGACCAGGCCGGCGCGGCGAAGGTGCTGGAGCGGCTGCGGGCGCTGGAGGCGAAGTACGGCAAGCGCTTCGCGCCGGCGGCGCTCCTGGTGGAGCACGCGGAGGGCGGGAAGAAGTTCTTCCCCGACGCATGA
- a CDS encoding 4Fe-4S dicluster domain-containing protein, whose product MSDGMKRRDFLKVLGATGAGAATVGCSTRQVEQLIPYNVAPEDVVPGVPTFYTSTCRECPAGCGIHVETHEGRVTKVEGNPDHPINRGNTCARGQASVQGLYHPDRYQGPFQIQSDVGGAARNVTWAVAEQELARRIREAGAGGVVLLTGGYTGTMDRLATEFVARVGGRRVTYAPLEDTPRGLRFEDADYLVSFGADFLETWGSPVDYAGQFARMHSYRRGGVRGKFVWVGPHRPLTGLNADQWVRPKPGTEALVALAMSGGMTPAEAARQTGVPQQVLEQLAGEWGRARRKVALGPGYALRGANHQALSAAIARLNGAGTAAPAADARPLLQLIQDMQAGRVRVILIDAPNPAYSLPPALRFAQALEKVPVRVSFSSFPDDTSRLCNWVLPQSHFLEAWDDYVPQPGVFEIVQPAMRPVFNTKQVGDVLLAVMNRIAGTGGAPQATAAAVPAPSAAQPPGGAQEGGQAAPTTTAGAAPQTGAAPAGAAPAAAAAPRRPQTYYEYLIANWAGRASGQAWRDALKRGGVFAAGGGAGAGAPGGAAAVAGTVGGAPAPAQPAPAPATAQPAAGAAGAPVLPFQGPGEFHLVVYPSYRFYDGRTANRPWLLELPDPVTKVPWDMWVEVHPSAAARLRIEQGDVLEVRSQYGAVELPAYVWPGVREDTVAIQMGMGHQEFGRWTAGRGANPMKLLGGAVDPATGSFAHYGLKVAVRPTGEGAGPRFQGLFENGVRVQHDRRVAQAVSLATVQRLDARGPGHIPGQEQEIHELKGNGGFKPEEVHTDPAASYPPPGTEYGEYLENDVRWAMSIDLARCIGCGACSVACSAENNVPVVGPSEMKRGRELHWLRIERYFGVSRHEEEALAEGATDDVRFLPMLCQHCGQAPCEPVCPVYAAYHTPDGINGQVYNRCVGTRYCANNCPWKVRVFNWFTYQFAEPLNWQLNPDVTVREKGVMEKCTFCVQRIHEVERRANVENRPVRDGEVVPACVQACPTEVFTFGNIRDPRSAVARAATSNRGYRVLGELNTHPAIVYLKKVTLHEPRNGGHDADPAAQGGGTEHMPQGMPQSEPAAAGGH is encoded by the coding sequence ATGTCTGATGGAATGAAGCGGCGCGACTTCCTCAAGGTCCTGGGCGCGACCGGGGCGGGGGCCGCCACCGTCGGCTGCTCCACGCGGCAGGTGGAGCAGCTGATCCCGTACAACGTGGCCCCCGAGGACGTGGTGCCCGGGGTGCCCACCTTCTACACCAGCACCTGCCGCGAATGCCCGGCCGGGTGCGGCATCCACGTGGAGACGCACGAGGGGCGCGTCACCAAGGTGGAGGGCAACCCCGACCACCCGATCAACCGCGGCAACACCTGCGCGCGCGGGCAGGCCTCGGTACAGGGGCTCTACCACCCCGACCGCTACCAGGGGCCGTTCCAGATCCAGTCGGACGTGGGCGGGGCGGCGCGCAACGTCACCTGGGCCGTGGCCGAGCAGGAGCTGGCCCGCCGCATCCGCGAGGCGGGCGCCGGCGGCGTGGTCCTCCTCACCGGCGGCTACACGGGGACGATGGACCGGCTGGCCACGGAGTTCGTCGCGCGCGTGGGCGGCCGGCGCGTCACCTACGCGCCGCTGGAGGACACCCCGCGGGGCTTACGCTTCGAAGACGCCGACTACCTGGTCTCGTTCGGCGCCGACTTCCTGGAGACCTGGGGCTCGCCGGTGGACTACGCCGGCCAGTTCGCCCGGATGCACTCCTACAGGCGGGGCGGCGTGCGCGGCAAGTTCGTCTGGGTGGGCCCGCACCGTCCGCTCACGGGGCTGAACGCCGACCAGTGGGTGCGCCCGAAGCCCGGCACCGAGGCGCTCGTCGCCCTGGCGATGTCGGGCGGGATGACGCCCGCCGAGGCGGCGCGGCAGACCGGCGTGCCGCAGCAGGTGCTGGAGCAGCTCGCCGGCGAGTGGGGGCGGGCGCGCCGCAAGGTGGCGCTCGGGCCCGGCTACGCGCTGCGCGGCGCCAACCACCAGGCGCTCAGCGCGGCGATCGCCCGTCTCAACGGTGCCGGGACCGCCGCGCCGGCGGCGGACGCGCGGCCGCTGCTGCAGCTCATCCAGGACATGCAGGCCGGGCGCGTGCGGGTGATCCTGATCGACGCGCCCAACCCGGCGTACTCGCTGCCGCCCGCGCTCCGCTTCGCGCAGGCGCTCGAGAAGGTGCCGGTGCGCGTCTCCTTCTCCAGCTTCCCCGACGACACCTCCCGGCTCTGCAACTGGGTGCTCCCGCAGAGCCACTTCCTGGAGGCGTGGGACGACTACGTGCCGCAGCCGGGCGTCTTCGAGATCGTCCAGCCGGCGATGCGCCCCGTCTTCAACACCAAGCAGGTGGGCGACGTCCTCCTGGCGGTGATGAACCGGATCGCCGGCACGGGCGGCGCCCCGCAGGCCACCGCCGCGGCCGTCCCCGCCCCGTCCGCCGCGCAGCCGCCGGGGGGTGCGCAGGAGGGCGGCCAGGCCGCGCCGACGACGACCGCCGGCGCCGCGCCGCAGACGGGCGCCGCTCCGGCGGGTGCCGCCCCGGCCGCGGCCGCGGCTCCGCGCCGTCCGCAGACCTACTACGAGTACCTGATCGCCAACTGGGCCGGGCGCGCCTCCGGGCAGGCCTGGCGCGACGCCCTCAAGCGCGGCGGGGTCTTCGCCGCGGGCGGCGGGGCCGGCGCGGGCGCTCCGGGCGGCGCGGCGGCGGTCGCGGGCACCGTGGGCGGGGCGCCCGCGCCCGCCCAGCCTGCTCCGGCTCCGGCCACGGCGCAGCCGGCCGCCGGGGCCGCGGGCGCGCCGGTCCTCCCGTTCCAGGGGCCGGGCGAGTTCCACCTGGTGGTCTACCCCTCGTACCGCTTCTACGACGGGCGCACGGCCAACCGGCCCTGGCTGCTGGAGCTCCCCGACCCGGTCACCAAGGTGCCGTGGGACATGTGGGTGGAGGTGCACCCCTCGGCGGCCGCGCGCCTGCGCATCGAGCAGGGCGACGTGCTGGAGGTGCGCTCGCAGTACGGCGCCGTGGAGCTTCCCGCCTACGTGTGGCCGGGCGTGCGCGAGGACACCGTCGCCATCCAGATGGGGATGGGGCACCAGGAGTTCGGCCGCTGGACGGCGGGGCGCGGCGCCAACCCGATGAAGCTCCTGGGCGGCGCGGTCGACCCCGCCACCGGCTCCTTCGCGCACTACGGGCTCAAGGTGGCCGTGCGGCCCACCGGCGAGGGCGCGGGGCCGCGCTTCCAGGGGCTCTTCGAGAACGGCGTGCGCGTGCAGCACGACCGCCGCGTGGCGCAGGCCGTGTCGCTGGCGACGGTGCAGCGGCTGGACGCCCGCGGCCCGGGGCACATCCCCGGGCAGGAGCAGGAGATCCACGAGCTCAAGGGCAACGGCGGCTTCAAGCCCGAGGAGGTGCACACCGACCCGGCCGCGAGCTACCCGCCCCCGGGGACGGAGTACGGCGAGTACCTCGAGAACGACGTCCGCTGGGCCATGAGCATCGACCTGGCGCGCTGCATCGGGTGCGGCGCCTGCTCGGTGGCGTGCTCGGCCGAGAACAACGTCCCCGTGGTCGGCCCCAGCGAGATGAAGCGCGGGCGCGAGCTGCACTGGCTGCGCATCGAGCGCTACTTCGGGGTGAGCCGGCACGAGGAGGAGGCCCTCGCCGAGGGCGCCACCGACGACGTGCGCTTCCTCCCCATGCTCTGCCAGCACTGCGGGCAGGCGCCGTGCGAGCCGGTGTGCCCGGTGTACGCGGCGTACCACACGCCCGACGGGATCAACGGGCAGGTCTACAACCGCTGCGTGGGCACGCGCTACTGCGCCAACAACTGCCCGTGGAAGGTGCGCGTCTTCAACTGGTTCACCTACCAGTTCGCCGAGCCGCTCAACTGGCAGCTGAACCCCGACGTGACCGTGCGCGAGAAGGGCGTGATGGAGAAGTGCACCTTCTGCGTGCAGCGCATCCACGAGGTGGAGCGCCGGGCGAACGTGGAGAACCGCCCCGTGCGCGACGGCGAGGTGGTGCCCGCGTGCGTGCAGGCGTGCCCCACCGAGGTGTTCACCTTCGGCAACATCCGCGACCCGCGCTCCGCCGTGGCGCGCGCGGCCACCAGCAACCGCGGCTACCGGGTGCTGGGCGAGCTGAACACGCACCCGGCCATCGTCTACCTGAAGAAGGTCACCCTGCACGAGCCGAGGAACGGCGGCCACGACGCCGACCCGGCCGCCCAGGGAGGAGGGACCGAGCACATGCCGCAGGGAATGCCGCAGTCCGAGCCGGCGGCGGCGGGAGGGCACTGA
- a CDS encoding SDR family oxidoreductase, producing the protein MRSLRDLFDLSGRVALVTGGGRGLGEQIADGLAQAGAAVAVASRRVEACEEVAARLAQAHGARTLALRMDVASEGDVCDAVDRIERELGPVDLLVNNSGTAWGAPAAEMPLEAWHKVMEVNVTGAFLCSREVGARLIARGSPGAILNVASISGLRGTPPEVLDAVGYSASKGAVVALTRDLAVKWARYGIRVNAVAPGFFRTKMTEVVLERAEKFISRAVPLGRVGGEDELLGAAVFLLSPAASYVTGQVLGVDGGITAG; encoded by the coding sequence ATGCGAAGCCTGCGCGACCTGTTCGACCTCTCCGGACGCGTGGCCCTGGTGACCGGCGGCGGGCGGGGCCTGGGCGAGCAGATCGCGGACGGGCTGGCGCAGGCGGGCGCGGCGGTGGCGGTGGCGTCGCGCAGGGTGGAGGCGTGCGAGGAGGTGGCCGCGCGGCTGGCCCAGGCGCACGGGGCCCGCACGCTGGCGCTCCGGATGGACGTGGCGTCGGAGGGCGACGTGTGCGACGCCGTCGACCGCATCGAGCGAGAGCTGGGGCCGGTGGACCTGCTGGTGAACAACTCGGGGACGGCGTGGGGCGCGCCCGCGGCGGAGATGCCGCTGGAGGCGTGGCACAAGGTGATGGAGGTGAACGTCACCGGCGCCTTCCTCTGCTCGCGCGAGGTGGGGGCCCGGCTGATCGCGCGCGGCTCGCCGGGGGCGATCCTGAACGTGGCGTCGATCTCGGGGCTCCGGGGCACGCCGCCGGAGGTGCTGGACGCGGTGGGCTACAGCGCCTCGAAGGGCGCCGTGGTCGCCCTCACGCGCGACCTGGCGGTGAAGTGGGCGCGCTACGGGATCCGCGTGAACGCCGTGGCGCCGGGTTTCTTCCGCACGAAGATGACCGAGGTGGTGCTGGAGCGGGCGGAGAAGTTCATCTCCCGCGCGGTCCCGCTGGGGCGCGTGGGCGGCGAGGACGAGCTGCTGGGCGCGGCGGTGTTCCTGCTGTCGCCAGCGGCGTCGTACGTCACCGGGCAGGTGCTGGGGGTGGACGGGGGAATCACGGCCGGGTGA
- a CDS encoding MBL fold metallo-hydrolase, giving the protein MSAAAAPVEVAPGVHRVSVPLPFPPREVAAWVIEGDAGHTLVDTGIDTPLARGALREAAEHVGVTPESLAFVVLTHAHLDHYGLAGPVREWSGARVAVHEREEALVRTFLARWPEDRPGAVPAFLRGGVPEGLAVQLVAATDFIHRQYRELRPDIVLEGDGGPLPGGGGWEWIHTPGHSPGHVTVYHPERRILITGDHVLPRISPHIGAGPYFEDPLAEYLASLSRLRDLPVDLVLPSHGEPFPDLGARVDGILAHHAERNQRVLALLDVPRTSFEVALGVFGELPPDNLLHALRESLAHLVYLAGVGAVAREERGAVEVWRRV; this is encoded by the coding sequence ATGAGCGCGGCCGCCGCCCCCGTCGAGGTGGCCCCGGGCGTCCACCGCGTCTCGGTGCCGCTCCCCTTCCCCCCGCGCGAGGTGGCGGCGTGGGTGATCGAGGGCGACGCGGGGCACACGCTGGTGGACACGGGGATCGACACGCCCCTCGCCCGGGGCGCGCTGCGCGAGGCGGCGGAGCACGTGGGGGTGACGCCCGAGAGCCTGGCCTTCGTGGTCCTCACCCACGCGCACCTGGACCACTACGGGCTGGCGGGGCCGGTGCGCGAGTGGAGCGGGGCGCGCGTGGCGGTGCACGAGCGCGAGGAGGCGCTGGTGCGCACCTTCCTGGCGCGCTGGCCCGAAGACCGCCCCGGCGCCGTCCCCGCCTTCCTGCGCGGCGGCGTCCCCGAAGGGCTGGCCGTGCAGCTCGTGGCGGCCACGGACTTCATCCACCGGCAGTACCGGGAGCTGCGGCCGGACATCGTCCTCGAGGGCGACGGCGGCCCGCTCCCCGGCGGCGGGGGATGGGAGTGGATCCACACGCCCGGGCACTCGCCGGGGCACGTGACGGTCTACCACCCGGAGCGGCGCATCCTGATCACCGGCGACCACGTGCTGCCGCGCATCTCGCCGCACATCGGCGCGGGGCCGTACTTCGAGGACCCGCTGGCGGAGTACCTGGCGTCGCTCAGCCGGCTGCGCGACCTGCCGGTGGACCTCGTCCTCCCCTCGCACGGCGAGCCGTTCCCGGACCTGGGCGCGCGCGTCGACGGCATCCTGGCCCACCACGCCGAGCGCAACCAGCGGGTGCTGGCGCTGCTGGACGTCCCCCGCACGTCGTTCGAGGTGGCGCTCGGCGTCTTCGGCGAGCTGCCGCCGGACAACCTGTTGCACGCGTTGCGCGAGTCGCTGGCGCACCTGGTCTACCTGGCTGGCGTCGGCGCGGTCGCGCGGGAGGAGCGGGGCGCGGTGGAGGTGTGGAGGAGGGTGTAG